CGAGTCGCGCTGCGATTTCCTCGGCGATGGCTTCGAGCACCTTCGGCTGGGTCTCGAAGACGTACTTGTCCACGTAGTACGACGAGGTTTCGCCGCTCGCGAGTTCGAACTCTCCGTACTTCACGGCGCCACACTCCTCGATGAGCGAAGCAATGTCAGCCATTGGCCAATCGACTGCGAGAGGCGGCAAAAACGTTGTCTATTCCAGTTCGATTTTTCGGACGAACGGCAGGCGCCGAATCTCGTTTATCAAGTCCCCCGGTAACTCGTCGTCCATGATGATGTAGAGGCGCGGTTCGTCGGTGAACTCGGGGTCCTCGCTGATGGTCTGGCGAATCGAGATGCCGTTGTCCGCGAGGAGGCCCGTGACCTTCGCGACGATGCCCGGTTCGTCAGCGTCAGCGACTTCGACGGTCAGCACGGTCAAATCGAGCACCGGCGCGAGGTCGCGCAGACTCGGAATCGCCGAGATGTTCTGGAAGATGCGCTTTAACTCCTCGTCCGCGAGAATCGCGTCCGTCGTCGCGTCCACGACACGCCGGTCCACGTCGATTTCGCGGGCGATGCCCGTATTCGGAATCTCGATGCCGCCCGACACCACGCGTCCCTGTTCGTTCACCGAAAAGCCGCGTTCGAGCAGGAGGCGGATGACGGCCTGCTGGCTCGGGCTTCCCTCGAACTTCTGCATGATTTCGTCGAACATTCAGAGCGCTCCCTTCGTGCTCGGGGTGTCCGTCCGGCGCTCGTCGATTCGGGTGGCGTCGTCGAGACTCCGGGCGAGACACTTGAACAGCGCCTCCACTTCGTGGTGGGCGTTGTCGCCCTTGACGCTCGCGTGGAGCGTGAGGCCGGCGTTCATCGCGAGCGACATGGCAAAGTGCTCTGCCATGTGACTCGTGAAGTCACCGATGTGGTCCTGCGAGAAGTCGCCCTCGAACTCGAAGTACGGGCGTCCGGAGATGTCCACGACGACCGAGGCGACGGCCTCGTCCAGTGGCACTTTGCGGTCGGCGTAGCGGACGATTCCGCGCTTGTCCCCGAGTGCCTCCGTGAAGGCCTCTCCGAGGGTGATGGCCACGTCCTCGACCGTGTGGTGGTCGTCGATTTCTACGTCCCCGTCACAGCGCACCGTCAGGTCGAACAGGCCGTGGGTGGCGAATGCGTCGAGCATGTGGTCGAAAAAGCCGATGCCCGTGTCCACGACGGACTCGCCCTCGCCGTCTACGTCGAGGATGACTTCGATGTCCGTCTCGGCCGTCTCGCGGGTCACGGCCGCCGAGCGCTCACTCATAGGATATGAGAGAGGGGCCACCTACATGGTGGTTCCGCTTGTGGGAATTTAGTCGAGGGCCGCCTGCGCTTCTTCGAGCGAGAATCGCCCCTCGTACAGCGCACTCCCGACCACGACGGCGTCAGCACCCCCATCGCGCAGGGCCACGACGTCCTCGATGGTCGCCACGCCCCCACTCGCCACAATCGGAATCTCGACTGCTTCCGCAAGCCGTTTCACCGGCTCTGTCTGCACGCCCTCAAGCCGCCCTTCTACGTCCACGTCAGTAAAGAGAATCGCGCCAGCACCCAACTCCTCGTAGCGTTTGGCCGCCTCCGCGGGGTCGAGGCCCGTGCCCTCGGTCCATCCCGACACCACGACTTCGCCGCCTTTCGCGTCGAGCGAGACCATCACGCTGCCCGGATAGCGTTCGCTAATCTCCTCGACAATCTCCGGGTTCTCGATGGCCGCCGTCCCGAGAATCACCCGATTGACGCCCCGCGAGAGCAGGTCGAAGGCGTCTTCTGCGGTGCGAATCCCGCCGCCCAGTTGCACGTCCACGTCCACGGCGTCGAGGATGGCTTCCACGGCGTTCGCGTTCTGCCGTTCGCCCTCGAACGCGCCGTCTAAGTCCACGAGGTGGAGCGTCGTCGCGCCCGCCGCAATCCACTTCTGGGCTGCCTCTACCGGGTCGCCATAGGTCTTTTCGGTGCCGCGCTCGCCGCCGACGAGTTGGACGACTTGCCCGTCTTGCATATCGACCGCCGGAATCACCCGAAACTCGGGAAATGCGCTCATTGCCCGCAGTTGGTGGCGACTTCGCCTAAAGGACTCGGCTTCGGCAGGTACTGCTCAGTCGATTGGCTCGTCGGGTTCGACGAGCAGCAGCGGGTTGCCGTAGAGGTCCTCGATGACTGCTTCCAGCCCGAACCGGCGCTCGACCGGTCGCTGGCGGATTGTCACGTTGCCCTTCGCGAGTCGCTCGACCGTGCCCCGGCAGTCGTGGACGGTGTAGGCCCACGGCGTGCCGTTCCCGATTTGTTGGCGCATTCGCGCGGCCGTCTCCGGCCCGTGAAAGTTGTCGTTCGGTTGTTCGAGTGCGATTGCGACCTCCTGCTGTGCCCATGGTGTGACCGTCACCCAGCGGACGCCCGGTGCGACTTCCACGTCCTCGCGCGGGACGAACCCGAGCGTGTTAGTGTAGAAGTCGAGCGCGTCGTCCTGGTCTTCGACGTAGACCGTGACGAACGCGAGCCGTTCTATCATGCGAGCGCTAGCGACTTCGCCGATATAGATGCGTTGGCCGATTCGGAGGCCGACACCGTTTAACCGACTCGTCCCGTGGTTCGGGACGTGTTCAGCGCGCTGCTCATCGTCGGCTTGCTCGTCGCCGCCTTCGTCGGATTCAACATCGGGGGCTCCTCTACGGGCGTGGCCTTCGGCCCGGCCGTCGGCAGCCGCGTCGTCTCGAAACTCGCCGCCGCCGGGCTGATGACGGGCTTTGCCCTGCTCGGGGGCTGGACCGTCGGGCGCAACGTCGTGGAGACGATGGGCGGGCAAATCGTCCCCCAGGACTACTTCACCCTCGCTGCGAGCGTCGCCATCTTGTTCTTCATCGGCCTCGCGCTCCTCATCTCGAACCTCTTTGGCGTGCCCGCTTCCACCTCGATGACCGCCGTCGGAGCTATCGCCGGCCTCGGCGTCGCCACCGGAAGCATCGACTGGGCGGTGATGGGCCGCATCGTGAGTTGGTGGCTCGTCTCCCCCATCCTCGCTTTCTGGGTGTGTGCGGTCATCGGCCGCTACCTCTACCCGTATCTCGACCACTGGTTCGCCTTAGACCGCAGTGACGGGGCGTTCATCGAACTCGACCGCTCCGGTACGTTCCCCTGGCCCCGCCTCGGCGAGAACGTGAGCAGGCGAAATCTCATCGGCGGTCTGCTCGTCATCGCCATCGGCTGTTACATGGCCTTCTCTGCGGGCGCGTCGAACGTCGCGAACGCCATCGCGCCGCTGTACGGCAATGGCGCTATCACGATGAATCAGGGCATCCTGCTCGCGGGCGCGGCCATCGGTCTCGGTGCGTTCACCATCGCCCGGCGCACCCTCGACACGGTCGGCAACGACCTCACGGACCTCCCGATTCTCGCCGCGCTCATCGTCGAAGTCGTGAGCGCGAGTCTCATCACCGGCCTCTCGTATCTCGGCATTCCGGCCAGTCTGGCCGTGAGCGCGACGATGTGCATCATCGGCCTCGGCTGGGGGCGAGCGACCCGGACGGTGACGATTTCGAAGGTGGCGAGTGCGGCGGTTCGCGGCACGTCGAAGACGCCTACCGCCGAGGACGGCGGCGTCTCGGTGAACGCCCTCGCGGCGCGTCGTGAACGCCGTTCGGTTCCACGAATCGGAGAGGAACAACCCGGCGAAATCTCCGCGAGCGAGCTGTTCGACCCCCAGGCGACGGGGAAGGTGATGATGCTCTGGCTGTTGACGCCGACGCTCGCTGGCGTCGCCTCTTACCTGCTGTTCCGGTTCGCGCCGTTCGTCTGAGGCGAACGTTCCCGATTTTTGATGACCGCCGAAACAGCAAGGTCTAACAAGCAGGCCACCCAACCGAGGCTTGATGCCCACGGTAGAATACCTCAATTACGAAGTACTGGACGACCAGGGCTGGGACATTGACGACGACGATCTCTTCGAGAACGCCGCAGACGCCGGTCTCGACGCAGAGGACTACGGCACCCTCGACGTAAACGAAGGCGAGTACGTCCTCGAGGCTGCTGAGGCCCAGGGCTACGACTGGCCATTCTCGTGCCGCGCTGGTGCCTGTGCAAACTGCGCAGCAATCATCATGGAAGGCGAAATCGAGATGGACATGCAGCAGATTCTCTCCGACGAAGAAGTCGAAGAGAAAGGCGTCCGCCTGACCTGCATCGGCAGCCCAGCTGCTGACGACATCAAAATCGTCTACAACGCAAAGCACCTCGACTACCTGCAGAACCGCGTCATTTAAACGCCCCTCTGCAACCTTTTCGCGACGCTGCTGCCGTGAGCGCCAGCTACCCCACCTCGCTGACCGGAACTGCTAACTCGTTTCAGT
This sequence is a window from Haladaptatus sp. QDMS2. Protein-coding genes within it:
- the hisB gene encoding imidazoleglycerol-phosphate dehydratase HisB — encoded protein: MSERSAAVTRETAETDIEVILDVDGEGESVVDTGIGFFDHMLDAFATHGLFDLTVRCDGDVEIDDHHTVEDVAITLGEAFTEALGDKRGIVRYADRKVPLDEAVASVVVDISGRPYFEFEGDFSQDHIGDFTSHMAEHFAMSLAMNAGLTLHASVKGDNAHHEVEALFKCLARSLDDATRIDERRTDTPSTKGAL
- the fer gene encoding ferredoxin Fer; the encoded protein is MPTVEYLNYEVLDDQGWDIDDDDLFENAADAGLDAEDYGTLDVNEGEYVLEAAEAQGYDWPFSCRAGACANCAAIIMEGEIEMDMQQILSDEEVEEKGVRLTCIGSPAADDIKIVYNAKHLDYLQNRVI
- a CDS encoding VOC family protein, giving the protein MIERLAFVTVYVEDQDDALDFYTNTLGFVPREDVEVAPGVRWVTVTPWAQQEVAIALEQPNDNFHGPETAARMRQQIGNGTPWAYTVHDCRGTVERLAKGNVTIRQRPVERRFGLEAVIEDLYGNPLLLVEPDEPID
- the hisA gene encoding 1-(5-phosphoribosyl)-5-[(5-phosphoribosylamino)methylideneamino]imidazole-4-carboxamide isomerase gives rise to the protein MSAFPEFRVIPAVDMQDGQVVQLVGGERGTEKTYGDPVEAAQKWIAAGATTLHLVDLDGAFEGERQNANAVEAILDAVDVDVQLGGGIRTAEDAFDLLSRGVNRVILGTAAIENPEIVEEISERYPGSVMVSLDAKGGEVVVSGWTEGTGLDPAEAAKRYEELGAGAILFTDVDVEGRLEGVQTEPVKRLAEAVEIPIVASGGVATIEDVVALRDGGADAVVVGSALYEGRFSLEEAQAALD
- a CDS encoding ACT domain-containing protein, with translation MFDEIMQKFEGSPSQQAVIRLLLERGFSVNEQGRVVSGGIEIPNTGIAREIDVDRRVVDATTDAILADEELKRIFQNISAIPSLRDLAPVLDLTVLTVEVADADEPGIVAKVTGLLADNGISIRQTISEDPEFTDEPRLYIIMDDELPGDLINEIRRLPFVRKIELE
- a CDS encoding inorganic phosphate transporter, whose protein sequence is MFSALLIVGLLVAAFVGFNIGGSSTGVAFGPAVGSRVVSKLAAAGLMTGFALLGGWTVGRNVVETMGGQIVPQDYFTLAASVAILFFIGLALLISNLFGVPASTSMTAVGAIAGLGVATGSIDWAVMGRIVSWWLVSPILAFWVCAVIGRYLYPYLDHWFALDRSDGAFIELDRSGTFPWPRLGENVSRRNLIGGLLVIAIGCYMAFSAGASNVANAIAPLYGNGAITMNQGILLAGAAIGLGAFTIARRTLDTVGNDLTDLPILAALIVEVVSASLITGLSYLGIPASLAVSATMCIIGLGWGRATRTVTISKVASAAVRGTSKTPTAEDGGVSVNALAARRERRSVPRIGEEQPGEISASELFDPQATGKVMMLWLLTPTLAGVASYLLFRFAPFV